The Deltaproteobacteria bacterium genome has a segment encoding these proteins:
- a CDS encoding AraC family transcriptional regulator yields MTCKSIAMIAALCAGAFACHPTPAPSAGPTTVYVNDGTAAAQPAAQPAPAAAAQPAPAAAAQPAPAAAPA; encoded by the coding sequence ATGACCTGCAAGTCCATCGCGATGATCGCGGCGCTGTGTGCCGGCGCCTTCGCCTGTCACCCGACCCCCGCGCCGAGCGCGGGACCGACCACCGTGTACGTCAACGACGGCACCGCCGCGGCCCAGCCCGCCGCGCAGCCCGCGCCGGCGGCGGCCGCGCAGCCCGCGCCGGCGGCGGCCGCGCAGCCCGCGCCGGCGGCGGCGCCCGC